GCCTTGTCGTCCTCGGCGCCGGACCGACCGGCGTCGAGCTGGCACAGGTTTTCGCCAGATATGGCGTCCCCACCGCCCTCGTCGCGTCGCAGTCGAGGGTCAATCCCAAGGATCATCCGCGGAACTCGAGCGCCCTGGAGGCCGGCCTTCGACGAGACGGGGTCGATGTGCGGACCGGTGTGCAGGCGCTGCGCGTGCGGGGACGCGCGGGGGCATCCGGAGCCGACGTGGTGGACCTGTCCGACGGCACGACGGTCGAAGGTCACCGGATCCTGCTCGCGGTAGGCCGAACCGTGCCCGTCGCCGGACTCGGGCTCGAGACCGTGGGGGTGAAGCTGTCAGATGGCCGTCCGGTCGTCGGTCCGGACCTGAGGATCGCCGACCACGTCTACGCCGTCGGGGACCTGGCAGGACCGGAGATGCACACGCACCTCGCGCACTACCAGGGCGAGCTCGCCGTCCGCATCGCGCTCGGCGACGACGTTCGGCCCGACTACTCGGCGATCCCTCGCGTCGTCTACACGGACCCTGAGGCCGCCGGCGTCGGGCTCACCCTCGAGCAGGCGATCGCGGCCGGATACGATGCCTTCGAGGAAGTGGCCGACCTTGCGACGAGCGCGAAGGGCTACGTCGTCGAGGCGACCGGGCACGTCACGATCATCGTCGATCGACGGACGCGGACGTTGCGCGGGGCGTTCATCGCCGGACCGGCGGCATCGGAGGTCATCCACGAGGCGGTTCTCGCCATCAGGATCCAGGCGACCATCGACGTCCTCGCCGACACGATCCACGCCTTCCCGACGACGGCTCGGGTCATGGGCGGGCTCTTCTCACAGGCCATTCGCACGCTCGACGCCACGAAGCGGCGCTGATCTCGATGCACGCGCCACCGACGCTTCTGTTCGCACGGCGGTAGCAGTCGAGTGACCGATCCTGGCGCATTCGTTCCCGTGATCCCGGCCTCGGCGGTCCCGAGCGTGACCGCGACCGTGATGACCGAGGTCGACAGGCTCGCTATCGAGATGTACGGCATCACCCTGCTCCAGATGATGGAGCAGGCCGGCTCCCACCTCGCGGAGGTCGTTCGACTTGAGCTCGGTGGCGACCTCCGTTCACGAAACGTCGTCGTGGCGGTCGGGCCCGGCAACAACGGCGGCGGCGGGCTGGTGGCAGCCCGACACCTTGTCAACCGCGGCGCGAGCGTGCGGGTCGTCCTGGCGCGGCCCACGCTGCGTATGACCGAGGCGGCCCGGCACCAGCTGGCGACGCTCATCGCGATGGGGACGAGCTGCTGCGTGGCCACGTACGACCTTGGTGACGAGGAGCTCGACGTGGTGCTCGCGAATGCCGACGTCGTCGTCGACGCGATCCTGGGCTACAAGATCCACGGCGCGCCGCGCGGGGAGGTCGAACGGCTCATCGGCTTCGTCATCCGCTCGGGCCGCCCGGTGGTCAGCCTCGACCTGCCCTCGGGCATCGATCCGGACACTGGCGACGCGTCCGGCATCGCGATCTCCGGCGCGGCGACCCTCACTCTCGCGCTGCCCAAGCCGGGCCTCATTCGCGGGGTTGGCGCCACTCGCAGTGGCCGGCTCTACCTTGGAGACCTCGGGCTACCAGCGGCCCTCTATGCTGGCCTGCACATCGACGTCGGCCCATTGTTCGCCGCCGGCCGTATCGTCCACCTGGATCGGATCGCGTGACCAGACTCACCCAGGCGCGTTCGTTGACCGAGAAGCTCGGCCTCCTCAGCGAGGTCGCCCTCTTCGCCGGGCTGTCGGAAGCCGACATCGAGGCGATCGGCCATGCCACGACGATGACCCACTGCGTCCGTGGCCAGCAGATCCTCTCGCCCGACGACGCGCCGGACCGGATCCACATCATCAAGAAGGGCCAGGTGCGGGTCTTCCGCGTCACGCCCGACGGCAAGCAGCTGACCCTCGACATCTACGAGAAGGGAACGATCCTCGGCGACATGGGCCTCCTCGGGCAGGACCGGCTTCCCGAGGCGTATGCCGAGGCGATCGGCGACGGGGTGATCTGCACGATCACCCCGGAAGAGCTGCGCCGGCTCATCGAGCGCCACCCGGTCGTTGGCATCAATATCATCCGGCACCTCTCTCGGCGGCTCCAGGCCGCCGAGCGGGAGCTCGAGGCGATGGCGTACCAGCGGGTCGATCAGCGGCTCGCCCGGAAGCTGCTCGATCTCGGCCAACGCTTCGGCGTCTCGACGCTTCGAGGCACGCTGATCGAAGCACGGCTCACGCAGCAGGAGCTCGCCGAGATGATCGGCACGACCCGCGAGACGCTCGCCCACACGCTCGCCGATTTCCGGCGGCGGGGCTTGCTCGACACGGCCCACCACGAGGTCGTCATCCGCGACGCCGAGCGCCTCGCGGAGATCGCCGACGGGGACCTTCTCTAGGCGCTCCGGCTCGTCCTTCTCGGAGAGCGTGATCCTCCCTACATCCTGCGAGGCCGAACGTCGCTACGGTCGCGCCATGGACATCCTCCGCCTCATCACCAGATCCATTTCCACCACCGCATGCGAACATGTCCCCGCCGAGACCGCGGCACCCCAGGCTGACCGCTGTCAGGAATGCGGCAGTTCGTTCAGCCTCCGACTGTGCGCAACCTGCGGCCACGTCGGTTGCTGCGAATCCCAGGCCGGCCACGCCCGCTCCCACGCCTTGAGCGCTGATCATCCGGTCATCTACCAGGTGCCGGCGGGCTCCGGCTTCATCTGGTGCTACCCGGATCGAAGGTACGTCGGCTGAGGCGCCGGCTTGGGCGGGGGGATACCGTTGCGTGGTATACGAATACGGTATATCGTGTGGATAGACGTATCGACACCCTGGAGTTCCCGACATGACCCAGCCCATCGTCTACATCGACCTCGGCATCGGCGGGATGACCTGCGACGACTGCGTCGTTCACGTCACCGAAGCGCTCGAGTCAGCCCCGGGGGTCGAACACGTCAGCGTGGACCTCGAGTCTCGCAGTGCGGTCGTCACGGCGAGGGCGGACGTGTCGACGGCGGCCCTCGCCGCGGCCGTCCGCGCGACCGGCCAGTACAACGCGTTCGAGCGCGGACGGCGACCGGCCTCCGATGCGTGACGCGTTCGACTTCCTCATCCTCGGCTCTGGCTCGACCGCCTTCGCCGCGGCGATCAAGGCGTCCGACCTCGGCGCCCGGGTGGCGATGGTCGAGCGCCGGACGCTCGGCGGAACGTGCGCGAATCGCGGCTGCCTGCCCTCGAAGAACCTCATCGAGGCCGCCCGGATCGTCCACGAGGCGGCCCACCCGCGGTATGCCGGGCTCGCACCAGCCGCCGTCGGCGTCGACTTCGGGGCCCTCGTCGCCCAGAAGGACGATCTCGTGCGGGAGTACCGGGCGAAGAAGTACGCCAGCGTCGCCGACGGCCTGGCCGACCTGGAGCTGCTCGAGGGCGACGCGTCCCTCCTCGATCCACACACGATCGGTCTCGGCGACCGGCGGGTGAGCGGCGACCGGATCCTCATCGCCACCGGCAGTCGTCCGACGATCCCGTCGATCCCGGGCCTCGATACCGTGCCCTACCTCACGAGCGACCTCCTCGACGCCGATGAGGCCGGCCGACTGACCGCTCTGCCCGCCTCGCTCGCCGTCCTCGGCGGCGGCTACGTCGCGGTCGAGCTCGCCCAGCTCTTTGCCCGGCTCGGCAGCCGGGTGACGATCGTCGCCCGCTCGGGGCTGCTCTCAGGGTACGAACCCGCCCTCGGCGAGACGCTCGCCGAGGTGTTCGTCGCCGAGGGGATCGAGGTCCTCACCGCCACCCCCATCGAGCGGGTCGAGGGCGACGCGCGGGAGGTGCGGGTCCATGTCGAGACACCGACGGCCGGCCGGATCGTCCGCGCCGAACGGCTCCTCGTCGCCACCGGCCGGACCCCGAACACCGAGACGCTCGGGCTCGAACGGGCCGGCATCGCGGTCGACGGCGACGGCTTCGTCACGGTCGATGCCGAGCTGCGGACGAGCCAACCGCACATCTGGGCGGCGGGCGACGTCATCGGTCGCCAGCACGGCTCCCAGACCGCGACGCCGGTCGGCGCACGGCAGGGACGACTCGTCGCCGAGAACGCGTTCGCTGGCGCGAAGCGGCGCTTCGACGGGACCGTCATCCCGCGCGCGATCTTCACCGACCCACCGATCGCGGTCGTCGGCGAGACGGAAGCCGAGGTCCGCGCTCGCCGCTACCCCGCGGTCACCGCAACGACGCCACTCGCCTACGTCCCGCGGGCCGGGGCGATCCATCGGACGACCGGGTTCGTCAAGTTCATCGCCTCGACGATCGACGAGCGGGTCATGGGCGTCCACGTCATCGGCGAGGCGGCGCCGGAGATCATCGGCGAGGCGGCGATGGCCATGAAGTTCAAGGCCACCCTGGCCGACTTCATCGACCTCATCCACGTCTACCCCACGATGAGCGAGGCGCTCAAGATCGGCGCCCAGGCGTTCAGCCGCGACGTGACGAAGCTCTCCTGCTGCGCAGAATGACGAGCAACCTTCCTGTCGCCGCCCGGCGAGCCGACGAACTCGATCGACCGGCGGTCCTGGGCGCCTTCTTCGCGGGGCTATCCGACCCGACCCGGGTGCGGATCCTCGAACTGCTCGCCGAGCGGGCGCAGACGGTGACCGAGCTCGTCGAGGCGCTCGGCCTCGCGCAGGGCCGGGTGTCGAGCCATCTCTCGTGCCTGCGCTGGTGCGGCTACGTCGAGGCGCGCGTGGAGGGCCGCTACAACCGCTATCGGCTCGTCGACGAGCGGGTCCGCGAGATCCTCCGGCTCGGCGAGGCGATCGTGCGCGACAACGCCGACCGGCTCACCTCGTGCCTCGTCCTCGCGATCGAGGACGCCGCCGGATCGGGCGACGCGCCGTGAGTGAGAACCGAGGGAGACCCCGGGTCACCGGCGCCGTCCGCCGGCCACCTCCAGCAGGACCGCCTCGTAAGCGTCGACGGCCGCGTCCAATCCCAGGCGCCGACGGGCCGAGGCACGCACGCGAGCGCGGTCGAGCCGTTGCGCCCGACTGACCGCCACGACCAGCGCGTCCTCATCGTCGGGATCGACGAGGAAACCGCTCACCCCCTCCTCGACGACCTCGGGCAGCGCGCCGCGCCGGTAGCCGACGACGGGAGAGCCGGCCATCTGGGCCTCCGCGGCCACGAGGCCGAATGGCTCTTCCCAGGCGATCGGGAGGAGGGTCACCGCGGCGCGGGCCATCAGCCGCCACAGCGCGTGCCGCGGAACCGTGGGCAGCAGCTCGACCTGGTCCAGCAACGGCCTGACCTCGGTCTCGAAATAGGTGCGGTCATACGCCTCGCCGACGACTCGCGGTCGGAGCCCGGCGCGGAGGGCAACGCGGATCCCTGCGGCGACCCCCTTTTCCGGCGAGATGCGCCCCGCGATGAGGGCCACGGGCTCCACCGTGGCGGGTTCGGGGGCCTGGTCCGGGATCCCGTTGCGCAGGACCAGCACATCAGCGATCCCGGCCGCTGCCCAGTCACGTCGTGCGGCCTCCGAGACAGTGGCCAAGACGCCATGGGTGCGCCGGGCGGCGGCCACGACCTCCGGGACGATTGGTGGAAGGTGGAGGGTATGGAGGACCGGACGACCGGTGGTGCACTCGATCGCCGCGGCATCGAAGGCGTGGCCGCTGATGGCGTCGGCGCCCTGCTGATCGATGGCGTCGAAGGCCCGGCGGAACGTGTCGCGCACCGCAGCAGCTGCTCGCGGGGCGGTCGGGCGCGGCCGGGCCAGGCTCGAGGACCGATCCGCCTGCCGCTCGGCCACCGGCCGCACCAGCGTCGTCGTGACCAGGGGGCTGACCGGAACCTCGACAAGCTGCAGGCCCGGGGCTGTCGAGCCGGCGGCACAATACACACGGACTTCGTGGCCTCGGCTCGCCAATGATCCCGCAAGGTCCAGGAGGAAGGCGTGCGGCCCGTACGGCATGGCCGGCCGCAGCGGCGCGAAGAGCGGCGCGACGACCGCGATCCGCAGCCTCATCCCCGGCGCCCGGGTGCGTTCGAGCTCGGCTGGAGGGCCGTGAGCATCGATCGGGCTACACGGCTCGCCGGCGCACTTCGACCTGCCCGTCGGTGACCCGCACGTCGTAGCGCGGCTGCGGGAAGGTGGCCGGGCCACGCAGGACCGACCCTTCGGCCGGCCGGAAGCGTGAGCCGTGCCAGGGGCACTCGACGTACCCCCCCGTCAGGGTCCCCTCGTGCAGCGGTCCTCCCGCGTGCGAGCAGACGTCCCCCAGCGCGCAGAGTCGGCCTTCGGTACTGACGATGAGGACCGCATCGCCACCGACGTGGACCAGGTTCAGCCCCTCGACGAGCCCCGACAGCGGACCGACCGCCGAGTACTCCTCGGGCCCTTCGCGAAACGCGTTGTGATCGACCATCGACCCGAAGGCGAAGGCCATCTCGCCTCCCAGGTAGCCGCCGGCGACGAGCGTGATCCAGCCGACCACCGCGACGAGTCGGGCGCCGGGGCTCTCGAGGGAGCCGGTCACCCGGAGGAGGCCGCTGACGAGGTAGAGCAGCGTCGCGACCAGCATGACCAACCCGTGCACGAACCCGACGCGCTGCTCGTAGCCGTACGTATCTTTCCAGTCGGTCGCGCCGCTGGCGATCGAACCGAAGGCGGCGACCACCCCGAGCCACAGCGCGATCGCGGCGGCCAAGCCGAGCCCGGCGCCGGGAACCGCGAGGGCGATGAGGTCCAGCACGAGCACGATCGTCCAGGCGCCGATGGGGACGTCTGTCAGCATCGGATGCAGCGGATGGCCCAGCCAGGTGCCGTTCAGGAGGCCCTGGACGGGACGTCCGAGCGGTCCAAGGGCGCGGTAGATCGCGGCGATCAACCCGGAGGTCCAGCCGATCGGCCGGTTCCACGCCCTCCGGTGTCCGAGCAGCCGGTCAACCAGTGGCGAGGTCACAAGACTCGGCCCTCCTGCACCAGGCTGGATCCGCCGCCCGAGGGACGGCCTCGCGATCCGGCTCGCTCTAACAATAGCATCTGCTAGTCAAAGAGCAGGATCGCGGAGGCTCGCCTAGAGCGTCGCCGGCGCGGGACGATAGCGCAGGAACAGGTGGTTGCCCGCACGTCGGGCCGAATGGAGCGTGGCCCACGGGGCGGCCGTCGCCGCGAAGGCGTGACCCTCGACGAGCGCCAGCCGCTCGACCGTCCCGCTCCGGCCGAGCAACTGCGGCGCCAGGGTCAGGAACAGCTCGTCGCCGAGGCCCGCCGCCAGCAGTCCGGCGAACAGATGCGGACCGCCTTCGCAGAGCACCAGCCGAGCGCCGAGGCGGACCAGCAGGTCGAGCAGTGGCCCTGCCGCCACATGCCCTGCCTCGCCGATGACCTCGACCCGCACTGCGGGGCGCAGCCCGGAGGCCGCCAGACGCGTGGCACCGGCCGGCGTCGTCGCGATCACGACCGGCACCGTGGTCGTACTCAAGCCGGGGTGGCGGGGGTCGAGGTTCCCGGCGGCGGTGACCACGACTGTCGTCGGCTGCGGCTCGAGGCCGAGCGTCCGTCGCCACGTGGCCGTTTCGGCCGCCGTGGCCGGATGGACGTGATCGGCACTCCAGCGGTGGTCGGGCGCGGCGCGCACGGTGCCGGCGCCGACGAGGACGACGTCGGCGAGCGTGCGCAGCAGGGCCATGACGAATCGGTCGGGCTCGAAGAAGCCGCTGATCTCGCCGCCGCCGGCGCCGGCCGAGCGGTCCAGGGCGACGACGCCGTCGAGGCTCTGCACGAAGTTCGCCACGATCGTCGGCCGATCGGGGTGGAGCGGGATCGTCAGCTCGCCGCCATAGCGGTCGCGAAGGTCGGCTGGCATCGGTCGGCCTCGGGCGCGGTCCGGGACGGTGACGTCCGGGCGCGCCTCCCAGAGAGCCTCGAGGGCCGCTGGCGGCTGGCGGTCGCTCACCAGCCCGCGTCACCGACCGGGTGACCCTGGGTCCTCATGCCGGGCGGCGCAGCCCGGCGACGTCGAAGAACTCGCTGCGCAGCGCCGCATGCTCGGTGTAGGTGCCCCGGAAGGCGGTCGTTCGAGTCTTCGGGTGAAGCTCGCGCACGCCGCGCATCTGGGTGCACAGGTGATGGCCTTCCACGTACACCGCCACGCCGTGGGGCTCCATCATCCGGGTGAGCTCGTCCGCGATCTGGTGGGTCATCTGTTCCTGGACGCCGAACCGTCGGGTCACGACCCGAACGAGGCGGGTGAGCTTGCTGATGCCGATGATGCCCTCGTGCGCCACGTAGCCGACCCAGGCCTCGCCGAAGAACGGCAGCGCATGGTGCTCGCACAGCGAGAAGTACGGAATCGGGCCTTCGACCACCTGCGCGAGCTCGCAGTTCGCCCCGCCGTGACAGACCGTCGGAAACGCGGTGAGCAGCTTCGGGTCGCCTTCGTAGCCGATCGTGGCCTCGTACAGCGCTCGGAGGTGACGACGCGGGGTGTCCGCGGTCGCCTGGCTGCTCAGGTCCAAGCCGAGCGCGGTGAAGATCTCGGCGAGGTAGCCCTCGAACCGGATCCGGTCCGCGTCGCTGATGGCTCGCGGATGGATCAGGTCGGCGATCGGCGCGTCCTCATCGCGGGCCGTGACAGGATGATGGGTCATCGCTCGCTCCTTACGGCCGAGGTCGTCAACTCGAACTCGACGAGGATACGTCCGTTGGTTGCGCACGCGAACGGCGCGTCCGGCGACGCGCGCCAGTCTGCAGCAGGTCAGACCTCAACGGCCTCCATTGGCCGCGGCCACGTATCCTTCGTTCACCTCGCCCTTGTGCGCCGAGAACGCAGCCAGGACCTCCTCTTTCTCCCGCTGAGGCACCTTGACGAAGTCGAGAGTGCGCCCAAGCTCAGCCGCGACTTCATCGAACTCCTCGGGAGAGATCCGGAGCTCTCGATGGGCTTCTTCCAGGCCAAGGAGAGTGCTCCCTGGTCTCGTGGCTGTAAATTGGAAGGGTCCACCCGCAACGCTGCAGACCCACAGCGTGCGCATGAACTTCAGGCCCGGCAGTCTGCCCAGATTGTTCGTATGCCATTCCCGGAGGGCCGGATTTTTCGATCCTTGACCAACGATCGGGTTCTCGACGACCGCATCGCTGAAGTGGTCAACGACTGCCGCGATGGCAAATGCGCCACCGAGCCTTTCGTACAAACTTGACTCAGACATTGTCAGCACCTCGTCTCATGGGTTTCCTGTGGGCGCGGCCCGCCGCGAACTCAATGGACCTCGCGACGAGCGGACGGCTCTCGGCATCCAGCCTGTCCGCGTCTATCGTTAGCAGTTGTTAGTTGTACATTGCTCAGCAACGCATGTCAACGCCTTGCGCAAGGACGTACTTGCTTTAGAATCGCAGCCATGCCAACCACTCGGGCCGACATCCAGGCAGTGGCGCTGCTCGATGAGCCGGTCCGCCGCGCGCTATACGAGTGCGTCGCCGACGCCAGCCGTGCGGTCAGCCGTGACGAGGCCGCGGCTGCGGTCGATGTCTCGCGCGCGCTCGCCGCATTCCACCTTGATCGGCTCGTCGGCGCGGGCCTGCTCGTTGCGGAATATCGCCGCCTGTCCGGCCGTACCGGCCCCGGCGCCGGACGGCCGGCCAAGCTCTATCGGACCGGACCTCGTGAAGTCGCTGTCTCGCTGCCCGAGCGCCACTACGAGATCGCCGCGCTGCTGTTCGCGAAGACGATCGAGCAACTGGCCGAGCAACTACCGCCCGACGCCCTGCGCTCGGCGGCTCGCGAAGTGGGCGAGTGGGTCGGCTCAGAGGCGCGTAAACGCGCGGGAAGGCGACCCAGCCAGAAACGACTGCGCGAGGCATTGATCGACTCGCTCGCTGAGCGCGGCTATCAACCAGGCGAGACGTCGGGCGAGATCCGTCTTGGCAACTGCCCGTTTCACGCGCTCGTTGACGACCATCGCCAGCTCGTCTGCGGCATGAATCTGGCGCTGGCTGCCGGGCTGATTGTCGGGCTTGGAGATCGCAACGGTGAGGCCCGCCTGGATCCCCAGCCCGGCCAGTGCTGTGTCGCCATCGGGCGAGCCGGGCGGGAGCGCTCGATCGTCTACACGACCTCACGCAGGCGGCCGGTCTCGACCTCGTAGACAAGGCCATGGATGGGAACGTCCTTGACCCACGGGTGGGCGCGGATCCGCTCGATCTGCGCGCGGAGGTTCGCCTCGAGATCAGAGAACGCGAGGAGGGGCAGCTCGACGTCCGTCCCGGTCCGGGCCGCGAGGTCTCGGCGCACGGTTTCGTCCTCGAACGTGAGCATGCCGCAGCCGGTGTGCTCGATGACGATGATCTCCTCGGTCCCCAGCAGGTGCTGGCTGATGACGAGCGATCGGATCGCGTCATCGGTCGCCAGGCCACCTGCATTGCGGATGATGTGGGCGTCGCCAGTCCGGAGTCCGAGGACGTCCTCGACGGTCAGGCGCGCATCCATGCAGGCAAGGACAGCAAGCTTCCGGCCGGGCGGCAGCGGTAACGCTGAACGGTCGAACTGGGCAGCGTGCCGCTCGTTCTCGTTGAGGGCACGGACATATTCAGGGGTGCGGACGACAGGAGCCATCGGGACGGAGCCTCCGGTACGCGCTGAGGGATGAGTCAACCGCGGAAGATGCGGGCTCAGACCAGCAAACGGCTCCAGTGCGATCGAGGTGCGCCGACCTTGAACGTCCGCGCGTGGAGCAGGTCCGAGACCCGCTCGATACACAGGCAGCGGACGAGAAGGCGGGGTCCGATCACGCCGGGTATCGTAGCCGAAGGCTCTCCTCACTGGAAGCCCTGTGCCTGGCCTCGTCGGGGTATCGTCGACCTCGAAGCGCTGAGCGGCCGAAGGCGACGCTGGGGGCACTCATCCCCATTCGGAACTCGCCGGCACAGTGGGATCTCGCGCAGGACGAACGTCGAACGATCTTCGAGGTCCGTTCGAGGCACCATTCGCACGGGACTCGACTACCTGCCTGCCATCGCTCGCCGGCTGCTCCATGGGCGGGACATCGGCGAGGCGTTCGACTTTCTGACCTGGTTCAGGTTGGACGTGACGGATCGCGACGCTACGAGAGGTGCCGGAGGCTCGGCCAGATCGCGACCCACGGCGCCCGCAGGCCGCTGCACACGGACACGTGCTGCCCCTGCTCCTGGTTCTGGATCCCGAGCCCATTGTCGATCCGGGCGACGGTTCGGCAGCCGACGAAGTCAGGACTCCAGTCGGCGCTCGTCCAGTCGCCCACGTGCACCACCACGGTGCGGTCGGCCGGCGGGGGTCCCCAGTCCCAGAACGCGTTGTGGCCCGAGTAGACCGGGGGCAGCCCCGTGCCCAGCAGCTCGAGCGCGCCCGCCTCGCCGTAGTTGTTGGTCAGGATCACTGCGTGGGCGCGCTCCGCCGCGGGCAGGGCGGCGACCACGCCCCCCACCGTCGCGACGAGCTGCGGCCAGCCGATCTGCTCGGCCGAGTCGGGGACCGTGGATGGGAGCGACGTGGTCGCGAACGTGGCGACTGGCAGGATCGGCAGGGTCAGGTACGCGATGAGCGCGACCGAGATCGCCGCAGCCGCGGTGAAGCCGGTGGCCCGCAGGCGCCGGTGGCCGCGCGCCAGCCAGCTGTCCGTGAGAATGGCGCCCGCCGCCATGAACGGGGGCAGGGCGCCGACGGCGTAGTAAGCCTTGCCGCCACTGACGACCACGAGGATGAGCGCGACCATGGCGGCCATCCCGATCGCCCGCCAGGGTGCGGCTGCCTTCGCCCGCAGCATCCAGGCCCAGCCGGCGACGGTCACCGGGAAGAGGAGCGGACCGGTGAACAGCCACAGCAGCGGCACGAGCTGGGACCGGTTCGACGCGGCGTCGCCTGCGATGTGGGAGGCCATCGTCAGCTGGGGGAAGCCGTGCGTCGCCTGCCAGGCGAGGTTGGGCGCCCAGAGCAGGAGCGCGATCCCGATCGCCGCCCACGCCCACGGCG
Above is a window of Chloroflexota bacterium DNA encoding:
- a CDS encoding transcriptional regulator is translated as MPTTRADIQAVALLDEPVRRALYECVADASRAVSRDEAAAAVDVSRALAAFHLDRLVGAGLLVAEYRRLSGRTGPGAGRPAKLYRTGPREVAVSLPERHYEIAALLFAKTIEQLAEQLPPDALRSAAREVGEWVGSEARKRAGRRPSQKRLREALIDSLAERGYQPGETSGEIRLGNCPFHALVDDHRQLVCGMNLALAAGLIVGLGDRNGEARLDPQPGQCCVAIGRAGRERSIVYTTSRRRPVSTS
- a CDS encoding glycosyltransferase family 39 protein; protein product: MLLVASLMVVGLLAVSGAYGFHRDEMYFIVAGRHPAFGYVDQPPLTPLLSAASAAVLGVSPTAVRVLPALAMALIAVLAALIARDLGGSRRAQILAAITVALSGYLAAGHLDDTAEYDLLAWAFILWLLVKLLAGGDRRLWLALGVATGIGLENKDTLLLLGAGLAVGLVFARRWDVVRSPWAWAAIGIALLLWAPNLAWQATHGFPQLTMASHIAGDAASNRSQLVPLLWLFTGPLLFPVTVAGWAWMLRAKAAAPWRAIGMAAMVALILVVVSGGKAYYAVGALPPFMAAGAILTDSWLARGHRRLRATGFTAAAAISVALIAYLTLPILPVATFATTSLPSTVPDSAEQIGWPQLVATVGGVVAALPAAERAHAVILTNNYGEAGALELLGTGLPPVYSGHNAFWDWGPPPADRTVVVHVGDWTSADWSPDFVGCRTVARIDNGLGIQNQEQGQHVSVCSGLRAPWVAIWPSLRHLS
- a CDS encoding carbonic anhydrase → MAPVVRTPEYVRALNENERHAAQFDRSALPLPPGRKLAVLACMDARLTVEDVLGLRTGDAHIIRNAGGLATDDAIRSLVISQHLLGTEEIIVIEHTGCGMLTFEDETVRRDLAARTGTDVELPLLAFSDLEANLRAQIERIRAHPWVKDVPIHGLVYEVETGRLREVV